Proteins encoded in a region of the Elaeis guineensis isolate ETL-2024a chromosome 7, EG11, whole genome shotgun sequence genome:
- the LOC105048839 gene encoding uncharacterized protein isoform X1, with the protein MILSMDLNASPVPEEDDEPYEEQVEGEIIHEERAESAVATMRREREERKRRLKRENQDEGIKRFSQPLRNDFMPQNRSGRSYGRVKEVPQGWLDCPSYGQCIGHIIPSKVPLDETFNDSVVPGKRYSSRQVINKHRRAGRELGLVIDLTNTTRYYSPSEWTNQGIKHVKIACKGRDAVPDNESVNTFVYEVMQFLSRQKHSKKYILVHCTHGHNRTGFMIIHFLMRTQLLHVSDALHIFAQARPPGIYKQDYIESLYMFYHESPENLFCPSIPEWKRSSDLDLNGEAMQDDDDDGDTATFSNVHMENKIITNDDVLGDAIPYDQQDSMRQICYQLLDITPSVRGYAQFPGSHPVSLNRDNLQLLRQRYYYATWKADGTRYMMLITTHGCYLIDRNFCFRRVQMRFPLKNVNEGSHNLTLIDGEMIIDTLPDTGLKRRYLAYDLVALNSRSVIKLPFSERWKLLEEEVVRPRNNERKQFECEGKCNSIYRYDMEPFSVRRKDFWLLSTVVKLLKEFIPKLSHAADGLIFQGWDDPYVPRTHEGLLKWKYPELNSVDFLFEVGSEGRELVFLFERGKKKLMDGAQVIFKGEEDVSSHSGKIIECSWDADQGCWVCMRIRTDKATPNDISTYRKVMRSINDNITEEVLLDEIAEIVRLPMYADRILQAQQLQHRRR; encoded by the exons ATGATCCTCTCGATGGACTTAAATGCATCACCTGTACCTGAAGAAGATGATGAGCCTTATGAAGAACAGGTTGAGGGTGAAATCATACATGAAGAGCGTGCAGAGTCTGCTGTGGCAACCATGCGCAGG GAACGAGAAGAAAGGAAGCGAAGGCTGAAAAGAGAAAACCAAGATGAAGGCATAAAGCGATTTTCGCAACCATTGAGAAATGATTTCATGCCTCAAAATAGAAGCGGAAGATCCTATGGAAGAGTTAAGGAAGTCCCTCAAG GTTGGTTGGATTGCCCCTCATATGGTCAGTGCATAGGTCATATTATTCCTTCTAAAGTTCCCCTAGATGAGACATTTAATGACTCCGTGGTGCCTGGCAAAAGATATTCTTCAAGACAAGTGATCAATAAACATAGAAGAGCGGGTCGGGAA CTTGGGTTGGTAATTGATTTGACAAATACTACTCGCTATTATTCACCGTCAGAATGGACAAATCAAGGTATAAAGCATGTTAAG ATCGCTTGTAAGGGACGCGATGCTGTACCAGATAATGAGTCTGTAAACACATTTGTTTATGAG GTTATGCAGTTTCTCTCCCGCCAAAAGCATTCAAAGAAGTATATTCTTGTTCACTGTACTCATGGGCATAATCGTACAGGGTTTATGATTATCCATTTCCTCATGCGCACACAGTTGTTGCATGTCTCTGAT GCATTACATATATTTGCTCAAGCACGTCCTCCGGGGATCTATAAGCAGGATTATATTGAATCCCTGTACATGTTTTACCATGAAAGTCCTGAAAATTTGTTCTGCCCTTCTATTCCAGAGTGGAAAAGGTCTTCTGATCTTGATCTGAATGGTGAAGCTATGCAGGATGATGATGACGATGGCGATACTGCAACTTTCTCAAAT GTGCATATGGAAAACAAAATAATAACAAATGATGATGTTTTGGGGGATGCAATACCATATGACCAGCAAGACTCTATGCGTCAGATTTGTTATCAGTTACTTGATATAACTCCTTCA GTAAGGGGTTATGCACAATTTCCAGGATCACACCCTGTTTCTCTCAACAG GGATAATCTGCAATTATTAAGACAGAGGTATTATTATGCTACTTGGAAAGCTGATGGGACCCGGTATATGATGCTTATTACCACACATGGTTGTTACTTAATTGACCGAAATTTTTGCTTTCGAAGGGTTCAAATGCGTTTTCCTCTGAAGAATGTGAATGAG GGTTCTCATAACCTGACTTTGATTGATGGGGAAATGATTATCGACACACTACCTGATACAGGACTGAAGAGAAGATATTTAGCCTATGATTTGGTGGCACTTAATTCTCGTTCTGTTATAAAG TTGCCCTTTTCTGAAAGGTGGAAGTTACTGGAGGAGGAAGTAGTTCGGCCTCGGAACAATGAGAGAAAGCAGTTTGAATGTGAAGGAAAATGCAATTCAATTTATAGATACGACATGGAACCGTTTAGT gTTAGGAGGAAGGACTTCTGGTTGTTATCTACTGTTGTTAAGCTTCTGAAGGAGTTCATTCCGAAGCTTTCACATGCAGCTGATGGCCTTATATTTCAG GGTTGGGATGATCCTTATGTGCCTCGTACCCATGAAGGTCTTCTGAAGTGGAAATATCCAGAGCTGAACTCGGTTGACTTTCTTTTTGAG GTGGGGAGTGAGGGTCGCGAATTAGTTTTTCTTTTCGAGAGAGGTAAAAAGAAACTCATGGATGGGGCACAAGTTATATTTAAAG GTGAGGAGGATGTCTCATCCCATTCAGGAAAGATCATTGAGTGCTCATGGGATGCAGATCAAGGCTGTTGGGTGTGCATGCGCATCAGAACTGATAAAGCAACACCAAATGATATTAGCACTTACCGAAAG GTGATGCGGAGCATTAATGACAACATCACAGAAGAAGTGCTTCTAGATGAGATTGCAGAGATTGTTCGCCTCCCGATGTATGCAGATAGAATATTACAAGCACAGCAGCTTCAGCATCGGAGAAGGTGA
- the LOC105048839 gene encoding uncharacterized protein isoform X2 produces MILSMDLNASPVPEEDDEPYEEQVEGEIIHEERAESAVATMRREREERKRRLKRENQDEGIKRFSQPLRNDFMPQNRSGRSYGRVKEVPQGWLDCPSYGQCIGHIIPSKVPLDETFNDSVVPGKRYSSRQVINKHRRAGRELGLVIDLTNTTRYYSPSEWTNQGIKHVKIACKGRDAVPDNESVNTFVYEVMQFLSRQKHSKKYILVHCTHGHNRTGFMIIHFLMRTQLLHVSDALHIFAQARPPGIYKQDYIESLYMFYHESPENLFCPSIPEWKRSSDLDLNGEAMQDDDDDGDTATFSNVHMENKIITNDDVLGDAIPYDQQDSMRQICYQLLDITPSVRGYAQFPGSHPVSLNRDNLQLLRQRYYYATWKADGTRYMMLITTHGCYLIDRNFCFRRVQMRFPLKNVNEGSHNLTLIDGEMIIDTLPDTGLKRRYLAYDLVALNSRSVIKIRSEKDWRGEA; encoded by the exons ATGATCCTCTCGATGGACTTAAATGCATCACCTGTACCTGAAGAAGATGATGAGCCTTATGAAGAACAGGTTGAGGGTGAAATCATACATGAAGAGCGTGCAGAGTCTGCTGTGGCAACCATGCGCAGG GAACGAGAAGAAAGGAAGCGAAGGCTGAAAAGAGAAAACCAAGATGAAGGCATAAAGCGATTTTCGCAACCATTGAGAAATGATTTCATGCCTCAAAATAGAAGCGGAAGATCCTATGGAAGAGTTAAGGAAGTCCCTCAAG GTTGGTTGGATTGCCCCTCATATGGTCAGTGCATAGGTCATATTATTCCTTCTAAAGTTCCCCTAGATGAGACATTTAATGACTCCGTGGTGCCTGGCAAAAGATATTCTTCAAGACAAGTGATCAATAAACATAGAAGAGCGGGTCGGGAA CTTGGGTTGGTAATTGATTTGACAAATACTACTCGCTATTATTCACCGTCAGAATGGACAAATCAAGGTATAAAGCATGTTAAG ATCGCTTGTAAGGGACGCGATGCTGTACCAGATAATGAGTCTGTAAACACATTTGTTTATGAG GTTATGCAGTTTCTCTCCCGCCAAAAGCATTCAAAGAAGTATATTCTTGTTCACTGTACTCATGGGCATAATCGTACAGGGTTTATGATTATCCATTTCCTCATGCGCACACAGTTGTTGCATGTCTCTGAT GCATTACATATATTTGCTCAAGCACGTCCTCCGGGGATCTATAAGCAGGATTATATTGAATCCCTGTACATGTTTTACCATGAAAGTCCTGAAAATTTGTTCTGCCCTTCTATTCCAGAGTGGAAAAGGTCTTCTGATCTTGATCTGAATGGTGAAGCTATGCAGGATGATGATGACGATGGCGATACTGCAACTTTCTCAAAT GTGCATATGGAAAACAAAATAATAACAAATGATGATGTTTTGGGGGATGCAATACCATATGACCAGCAAGACTCTATGCGTCAGATTTGTTATCAGTTACTTGATATAACTCCTTCA GTAAGGGGTTATGCACAATTTCCAGGATCACACCCTGTTTCTCTCAACAG GGATAATCTGCAATTATTAAGACAGAGGTATTATTATGCTACTTGGAAAGCTGATGGGACCCGGTATATGATGCTTATTACCACACATGGTTGTTACTTAATTGACCGAAATTTTTGCTTTCGAAGGGTTCAAATGCGTTTTCCTCTGAAGAATGTGAATGAG GGTTCTCATAACCTGACTTTGATTGATGGGGAAATGATTATCGACACACTACCTGATACAGGACTGAAGAGAAGATATTTAGCCTATGATTTGGTGGCACTTAATTCTCGTTCTGTTATAAAG ATCCGATCTGAGAAAGATTGGAGGGGAGAAGCGTGA